The genome window CTTAAACTCATCATTTATCAGCTAATATAAATTGTATAAAATGTGTAACAAATTCATATATGGGAACACATATAATCGGATACAAATATGGAAAAGTGTGGGTTGTCATTTGGACAACCTGTCATGTAGATACTGAATGACTGGATGCACCTTCAGCCTTGGAAGATAAGGTTATAGCCTCTTTCCGGACCTGAATACACAAACATGTGTAAAAAAGTTGTCGTAGTGTTTTGCTTATTACTAATCTAAATTGATCATGCTAGCAGAAGAAATGTCTTTTTTAATGATAACCCCAGTAAGAGATCCTTCTAGACATATATGAATTAGTACAATTGGACTGCTTCTACATTTAAGATCATTTTGGTGCAAAGTATGTTTTCTAAAATGGTAAATTTTGCAGGTGCGTGCCACTCCTGGTCATACTCAGGGTTGTGTTACCTATGTAACAGGAAATGGACCTGATCAGCCTTATCCGAGGATGGCTTTCACTGGTGATGCTTTGCTGATTCATGGCTGTGGAAGGACAGATTTTCAGGTGCATAGGCtcattcttcttccttttcttctgacACCAAACATCTACTGTCTATGAATAACTTACTTTTATCTCGGATATTAGATAAAAGCACTTTGAATATGATAATCACACAATGCACTATCCTGAGTAACTAGATGACTGATTAGATTTTCATTGTGTTCAAATCTTTAAATTGTAGTCGAGAGTCTTGAGAAGTTTGATCTGGTGCACAATCAATTTTGATGCCCATTTATTGTATTCTAATTGTTAGTGAAACTTGGTTGTTTTCCTGTGCAAAAGTTTAGATGAAATGAATGATAACATCAATTATCGTCCTTCAGTTTTTCTGGGTGGAGGCTTGGTTTCTCTCGAAGAGTTTACTAGCCCATTTCTCAAGTTCCACTCAATTGTTGAAGGCCATCTATTTGTATCACCTTAGTTAAGTTAGCTATTGATGCCTTGATGGTTAGGTTAGAATTACATGGTTGTTATCTAGTTACATCTCATTGGTAACTATTACTATGATACAGTTCAATTAGAAACACTAAAAATATAACTTGTCATGCTAGTGCTTGCTTTGATGTAGAGCACGTGAGATGGATTGCATGAGAGTGCAATCTGTTATCTCACTGGTTAATTTAATTTGGCCATCCAATTTTGTGCATCACACAATATTTTCATTTACCTCGTATCATGTTTATTGGAAGCAGTGCATTCCACTTCTTATCCTATTTCATGGATGAAGCTTAAATTCCATGATCCATCTTACAGGCGGGAAATTCGCGACAGCTCTACCAATCAGTCCATTCACAGGCAAGGAACAAATGTTTATGTGGCACATTTCAATGCATGTTTCACATGTATTATCAGTTCACTGATGACTTTCTCTGCACATCTTAGATATTCACATTGCCAAAGGAAACTCTCATTTATCCTGCTCATGACTACAAAGGCTTCACTGTAAGCAGTATCTTTGACTTACAGCCTCTGATGTATTCCTAGCTATTCACACAGCTTCTTTTGTGATGCAGGTAAGTACAGTTGGAGAGGAGATGCTCTACAATCCTCGGCTAACAAAGGATGAGGTAAATTCTTAATCAAGCAACCCCCTCCCCTTCTAATCTATTTTGGAAAACCACTCAAAATCTTAATGACGGTCTATATTTGTGATACCACTTACCTTCTGTTAAGATGAAATTATTTGCATGAATTCATCTGAAGAGTGAAAATTGTGCTATGATTAAACTTATTATTCTACTTCATTAATAGTCTGCTTCTAAGCAAACGTATCCTCTGTAATAACTATTCTCTGGGTTTTGTTTTGTAGGAAGCATTTAAAAGCATCATGGAAAGTGAGTGGTTTGATCATCTTTTTCACAAGTTCTTACGACCTCTTGCAGCAAACTTTCGGCTTCTAAATGAGCTCAGTGTTGCTTTTCTTTTACTTCTTGCTCAGATCTGAAGTTGGATTACCCTAAAATGATGGATGTCGCTGTGCCAGCCAACATGGTCTGTGGGCTCCAGGATCTACCTACAAAGGCCTAAGCATCATCCAGACGGGACTGGTGGATTAGTCTCCTCAAATCCTATGGGAGTGGATGGGAGCAAACATCCCCTATTTCTTTATCAATAAAAAGCTGCTTAAGAGTAATTCTATGCCTAAATGAATGGTAAATGTAACCTTAAAAGTTACACAGTGTTGGCCTTCATCTATCATGGAGCGGCCATGTAGAATTCAAGAAGGCTATGTTGTAACCTGCGGATATCATGATTCGGTCTTTCCTTCTTGTCCCATGTTTCCCACTTGAGTAAATAGCTTTGTTTCTTCGTTATTAGGCGTGTCTAATTTACTTGTCGTGAGACAATGTATCCTTTCTATTTTGCTTTTTTCCTTTATTACTAGAAGGGCAAGATTTTGAAAAGCTTCTTCTTTTGGATATTTTTCGAGAGATATCTTTGTTTTCATTTTCGGAGATGGTACTTCTATTTCCGATAATATCTTTAATGTCCTTTGTTGTCTCTCGTTGTTTCTGCCCTTATCATCGTGCGTTTGTCAATTCTGCTCGTCATTTTGTGCTTGTTACCTCCTCTCTCGTTCTTGTTCtcctttgttgttattgttgtgctCTCAAGTATATCCATCGTGGTTGTCGCTAAGGCCTTCATCTGTTACTATATCCTCACCTTTGGTTGTTGACCTGTTGTGATGCCCTCACCTTTGCCTAGCTTGATGCCTCAATTATCGATGTCCCTATGGGGAGGTTGATGCTGTCATCGTACTAGTGATGGAAGGTGGTGTTAATGTTGATGATGGGCATAGGCATTAAGGAGTGTGAGGACTAGGTTTCATGGCAGGATCTTTGTGATGCTTTAATAACGACGAACAAAGAGGAGGACAGTAGCGATGGATGAGAGCACGGTGAAACCGATGGACGAGAGCATTTTGTCATTGTTAGAAGCATGATCTGCAATACCAAATTGTATCGCTCGGTACGAGCGGTATGTACCGATCCGATAAGTTGTCGGTACATGAATCGTCTGTTATTGGTCCGAGTGCATTGTAGCATAACTATGCTGCAGTATTCGACACACCtgagtataccgttcggtatacttgggtgtaccgctcggtataccataTCGTAtcgataccgagcccaggtcgaaacaccggtacggtacgatattgcgaacctcgGTCAAAAGGGCTTTAGTGGTAGCAATAACAAATAAGGGGTATTATAGATAGATATTACATAAAATTAATGACATCatctgaaaaaaaagaaaaagaaaacagggtatctttagaaaaaaataaaagcctAAAAAGAGAACTTTTTGAGGAAAATCTCCCGTATTGGATATGGGCCAAATAAGACAGTTCTACCGATCCTAAAATATACGAATAAACATTCGTATATGTAGCTGTACAAGGAATACACGAGTTTTGAGACGTACATAGGCTGATGTAACGGTACTCCGAGACCACTTCCACGATGGATTGTAACGCTTCTGGAGGATATATCGGAATACTTGTTACATAACGGCTCCGCATAAATGTAGGATCTCAGGGGTGGTGTTCCTCCCATTTTGGCGAAACCAGAAGCCTTTGGCGAGGAAGACGATGAGCTCCGGAGAAGGGAAGAGCCGAGGAGCCATGGCCGATCCTTCGTCCCACCACCCTCAGCAAGCCCAGCCCCAGccccaaccccaaccccaaccccTGCAGTTCCAGTCCCCTTACGGCACCTTCGGCGTCCCCGACTACTCCCAGCCCGCGATCGGGTTCCCGCAGCCGGTCGCTCCTCCTGGCGTCGGCGTCGCCCCCTCCGCTCCAGCTTATCCTCCTTATTCCGCCGCCCCTCAGTATTACGCCCATGGCTACCAAGTCGTTCCAGGTATCGAATCGCTCATGTTCCTTCCCGAATCTCTGCTATCTGTGAAGTAAAAATCCGTAGCCCGTTGAGTTTGATCTTATGTTGCTGTCGCGTTAGTTTGATATGTTTTTCCTTGAGGATCGGTTAGGTTTACAGATTTGTGCCGTTGCGGATGTGATACGATGCAATTCTTCTAGCTGATATTTATGGTCAAATGCAATTCGATTACGGGAGGCCTTGAAATGAGGGCATTTCTGCTAGAAAACCTAGGTTATTGAGGTCGACCGTTGGGACGAGTCCCACCATGAAATTTGAGTTGAGCAAGAGCAATCTGTTCTTGAGAGTTTGTATGATTGATCTTTCATGTTTCTCCACTGAAAAATATGGCTACCATGTTTATTGCCTCTTTTCTAATAAATTGCTTCACTAAAATAAATCGATTTCAATTTCATATTAAATGGTGTTTTATAAAGAATATGTTTTAGATGGAGACGATCTAGATTTATTTGGACAAAATGGTAATTTGAGGTTGGGCTTGAATCTTTTGCCACTATTTCATGGATCGCAAAATGCCAAACAAAGATAACAAATACATTGCAATATTTGTATGTCTTATTTGGGGTAGAAGCATTAGCTGTTTCTGTGATGCCCATGCTAGTTAAGTATTTATTGTGTAGattgatattttaaatttatagtaAGATACTTAACTGGACCATATGTTTTTTGTGGTGCATCTTTAAAATGTTGCTCTCGGTTGTTATAGCTTTTAAGTTTTTTTCTATATCAATATGTGAAAGTAACATATGTTAGACTTGGTTGTTTTAAATGGATGCACATGAGCATATTATTCCGTTGCTTTAAGGCTATGCTGGAGTTGCTGAAGGACGGCCATTAAGGTTGCGGCGTCTTCCCTGTTGTGGCCTGGGTCTTGGCTGGTTTCTGTAAGTTCACATATATCTTATTATGGTGCTCTCTAAGGGTCTCATTTTTCAAGTTCTGTAGCATTCTAGCAGTGTTTTCTGGTGATAATTAAGATACATATAGTCTAACTTTTGATTAACATGGCTATCATAACATGTATCATGCTTGAAGGTTTATCACTGGCTTCTTTCTTGCTGCTGTTCCTTGGTACATCGGAGCATTCTTTCTCCTCTTTGTTAGAGTTGACTATCGAGAGAAGCCAGGTTTTGTTGCTTGCACTATCGCAGTAAGTGATCATTAGTAATAGAGGTTACTGTGTTAAATTTGCATATTATGCGTTGGTTGCTGCTTGCATGCTCAGATTGTTTTGTACACTTGCAAGTAGTATATGGTTGGTTGTTGGATTTTGCTTGCCTACATACATACGTGAACCTGAATTTGCTCACCATATATGTCACTTAGTTTATGTAGTTTATTTTTAGCCtatttttatatttgttattACATCTTGTATATGCATAGTGCATGTAACACGTGATATTAAAATTTCTAGAAAGACATGGAGGATGATGGACTTAGCTATGTGTTAGCTTGGAAATGCACTACTTCAGTGTTGGTCAGTTCAAATTTTGAAGTTTCATGAAGAATTGTTTTCTCAAAAGATATGATGGGAATAAATACTCTGTGCAGTATTTTGCTGGAAGTAATGATTCTATCAAGTATCTTGACTAAAAATGCCTGAAAAGGTTCAATTATTTCATGATGAATTAAATAATGGTATTGAAATTAGATTTGGTATCATGACTCAACTTGATTGACCAACTGACCAGTATGTTGAAGACCTGAAATCATCCGATGGAATCCATCCAATCCTGGTAAACCATCATAATGCTCCTCTCACTTAGCCATCCTTGTTTCTGATTGTTAATTGATTGAAGGTAGAGTTTAGATTCCATTGTTTACCAAGGAAATGATGACCACGTTCTTCCATGTTTCATTTAGATCCTGCCCACCAGACTAAACGCAATAACTTACTGATTGCTGAAGCTGGACAAGATTCTGCATTGTTTAGTTTTACAAAACATTCACGTGTCCTACTCGGGGGTACATTTGAAGACATTCAATATTCGTAGAGGTGGAGGATTTTTCCTCTCAACTGGACGAATTTTCTAGAATCTTTTCTTAGTGATATTAAAGTGTGCCTCAAGCCTTGGGTGTATAAATTCATGGATATCATGGCAGCATCATGTAA of Musa acuminata AAA Group cultivar baxijiao chromosome BXJ1-7, Cavendish_Baxijiao_AAA, whole genome shotgun sequence contains these proteins:
- the LOC135679538 gene encoding large ribosomal subunit protein eL20z-like, whose product is MSSGEGKSRGAMADPSSHHPQQAQPQPQPQPQPLQFQSPYGTFGVPDYSQPAIGFPQPVAPPGVGVAPSAPAYPPYSAAPQYYAHGYQVVPGYAGVAEGRPLRLRRLPCCGLGLGWFLFITGFFLAAVPWYIGAFFLLFVRVDYREKPGFVACTIAAVVFAIAVILGLTKETDAW